DNA sequence from the Acidobacteriota bacterium genome:
GCTTCGCCGCCGCCATCACGCCGCGCACGCGGGCCGCTGAAGCGTGAACTCTGAACGACGGAATCTTGACTGAACCAACTCACCATCAAGGAGCAATTTCGATGCGACGATCTATCTTCCTGCGCGGCTTGCTGGCGACCGTGCCTGCTGCCTACGTGACGCGCGCCCAAGCGGCGGCCAGGCCCGCGCAAACACTCACCGAAAAGTTTGAAGCGACACGGCAAAGCTTCAACCTGCCTGCGCTGGCCGGGGTGACGGTCACGACCAAAGCGGTGGGCGAGGTCGTTTACACAGGCTTCCGCCGCGCGGGATCAACCGTGCAGATCACCGGCAATGACAAGTGGCATCTGGGTTCGGATACGAAGGCGCTGACGGCGACACTGATGGCGATGCTGGTCGAGGCGCGCAAGTTGAAATGGGAAACAACACTGGGTGAGGTCTTCCCCGAACTGGCGAAGACGATGACACCGGATTTGGCGCGCGTGAATCTGTTGCATCTGCTTTCGCATCGCGCGGGGCTGCCACCCAATGTCGCGTGGTTCACTTACGGCAAACGCGGGGTGACATATCCCGAACAGCGGCTGGCAGTTTTGAATGACCTGCTGGACAAACCGCTGAAGGCCAAGCCGGGCAGCCAGTATGAATACTCGAATCTGGGCTACACGATTGCGGGCGCGGTGGCCGAAAAGGTCACGGGGCAGGCCTGGGAAACGCTGATGCAAGAGCGCATCTTCCGCCCGTTGGGGATGAAAAGCGCGGGCTTTGGCGGTCTGGGCAAAGAGGGCGAATTGGATCAGCCTTGGCCGCACGGGCAAAACGGCAAGCCAATGCCCAAGAATGGCCCTGCCGTAGACAATCCTGAAGTGATGGGGCCAGCCGGAACCGTGCATTGCTCGCTCAGCGATTGGGCGTTATTCATCGCCGACCAACTGCGCGGCGCGCGCGGACAGGGTCAGTTGCTCAGGCCGGAAAGTTATCAACGCCTCCAAACGCCGCCGTTCGAGGGCGAATACGCGCTAGGCTGGCTGGTGGTTGAACGCGCGTGGGCCAAAGGTAAGGCGCTGACGCACGCGGGCAGCAATACGATGAATTTTGCCGTCGCCTGGCTCGCGCCCGCGCGTGAGACGGCCTTTCTGGTTTGCACCAATATGGGCGGTGAGAATGCTACGAAAGGCGCGGATGAAGCCGTCGGGCATTTGCTGAAAGCGCAGTTTCCGTCCAGTTGAACCGCCGAACTTGCGCTTTTGGCGCGTTCCGTTTATTTCCTCCAGGACTTACGCAAAACGCGCGCGCGATAGCCACAGAGGCACAGAGACACAGAGCTTTGTTACAGTTCTGCCGGAAATTGCGGTCTTCCTCTGTGTCTCCGTGCCTCTGTGGCAAATCTTTGCGTAAGTCCTGTCCTCCTTTCCCGTTTGTTTCATCATCTTTCGCTCCAAGGAAAATATGCTACGACCAATTTGTTTGTTGATGCTGTGCGCCTGCGCCTGCACGTTACTGACCGGTGACGGCCATGCGCAAAAGAAAAAACCCGCCAAACCTACGCCTAAGCCTATCGTCCAGCCCGCAGCGAAACCCGCTGAGGCGCCGCCAACCGGAACACTCACCGCTTCGGGCTTACGCTGCGAATACCTGACCGAACCGCTGGCGCTTGAGACGCGCGCGCCGCGCCTGAGTTGGATCGTCGAGAGCAATGTGCGCGGAGCCAGGCAGACGGCCTATCACATCCTGGCCGCAAGCAGCGCCGAGAAACTGGCGGCGGACAAAGGCGATCTTTGGGATACGGGCATGGTCGCGGGGAATCAGACGATTCAGCTTGAATACAAAGGCTTGCCGCTCACCGCGCGCCAGCAGGTGTTTTGGAAGGTGCGCGTGTGGGATCAGGACGGCAAGGCTGCGGCGTGGAGCCAACCGGCGCGTTGGGCGATGGGCTTGCTGGCGCAAGCGGATTGGACGGCGCAATGGATCGGCGCAGCGGACGCTTCGGTCGAAGACGTGACGGCGGTGCTGTTGCGGCGCGAATTCACATTGCCGGAAACGCCAGTTGTGGTTGCCACTGCCGCACCGGTTGCTAATAGAAGAACGGTACGGGGCCGCCGTCCAGTGGTGGTAGCGGTAAGTAAGCCGGATGACCTCAAAGTGAAACGCGCGATTCTGTATGCCACTGCGCTCGGCGTTTATGAATTGCGGCTGAACGGTCAGCGCGTCGACGACCACATTCTCGCGCCGGAATTCACCGACTATCACACGCGCACGCAGTATCAGGCTTATGACGTAACGGCGCTGCTCAAACCCGGCGCGAATGCCATCGGCGCGCTGCTCGGCGATGGCTGGTATGCGGGCAAGATTGGCTTGGCGGAAATCCTGGTCAAACAGGCGCGCGGCACTTACGGCATTCATCCGCGCTTGCTGGCGCAGTTAGAAATTGAATTGACGAACGGCCAGACCGAACGCATCGTCAGCGACGCCAATTGGCGTGTGACGCGCGAAGGGCCGATTCGCGCGGCGGATTTGCTGGACGGCGAGCTTTACGATGCGCGGCGCGAAATGCCGGGCTGGGACAAAGCCGGGTTTGATGACAAGGCTTGGTCAAAGGCGGATGCGTTGTTTAGCGTCACGACCAAACTCAACGCGCAACCCAACGAACCGATCCGCATCACGCGCGAGTTGAAGCCAATTGCCGTCAACGAGCCAAAGCCGGGCGTCTATGTTTTTGATCTGGGCCAGAACATGGTCGGCTGGTGCCGTTTACAAACGCAGGGCGCGGCGGGCACGACGATCAAACTGGTGCACGCCGAGATGCTCAATCACGACGGCACGGTTTACACCGAAAACCTGCGCGCGGCGCTGCAAACCGATCAGTTCATTTTGCGTGGCAGTGGCGTCGAAACCTTTGAGCCGCATTTCACCTATCACGGCTTTCGCTATGTGCAAGTCACGGGCTTGAACAGCAAACCGCAACTGGGCGATTTGATTGGGCGACAATTCAATTCGGATATGCCGGAGACAAGCAGCTTTGAGACTTCGTCGCCGCTGCTGAACAAGCTGTGGCAGAACATTCTGTGGACGCAGCGGGACAACATGCACGGCATCCCGACCGATTGCCCGCAACGCGACGAGCGCATGGGTTGGATGGGCGATATTCAAATCTTCGTGGGCACGGGCATTTTCAATATGGATATGGGCGCGTTCTATACGAAGTGGCTGCGCGATGTGCGCGACGCGCAAACGCCGGATGGCCGCTTCCCTGACTTCGCGCCGCAGCCTTTTCAGAAAACTTTGGCGGCAATGAAGGGCGGCGATTTCATGGGCGTGGCGGGTTGGGCCGACGCCGGCGTCGTCGTGCCGTGGCGGCTGTGGCAGCTTTACGGCGACAAGCGGCAGTTGGCTGAGAATTACGAATCAGCGAAACGCTGGGTCGAGTTCGTGCGCCAGAACAATCCCGATCTGCTCTGGAAAGCCAAACGCGGAAACGATTACGGCGACTGGTTAAACTCGGACACGATGAAGCCGCCTCCACAATTGGGCATTCCACAAAAAGGCGGTGAGGTACCCAAGCATGTTTTCGCGACGATGATGTTTGCTTACGCGACCGATCTGGTGGCGAAGATGGCGGATGTGTTGCAGAAGCCGGATGAAGCGGTTAAATACGGCGCGCTGTTCAATGACATTCGCGCAGCCTTCAACAAAGCCTACGTCAAAAGTGACGGCAGGATCGAAGGCGAGACGCAGGCTGGCTACGCGCTGGCGTTGCATTTCGATTTATTGCCTGAGGGCAAACGCGCGGCGGCGGTCAAATACATGCTCGACGGCATCGCCAAATACAAAGGCCACATGTCCACGGGCTTTCATTCGACCTATCGGATGATGCTGGAACTGACGAAAGCCGGGCACACTGAGGCGGCGTACCAGTTGATCAACCAGACCTCGTTTCCGAGTTGGGGCTATTCGATTGAGAACGGCGCGACGACAATTTGGGAACGCTGGGACGGCTATGTCAAAGGGCGCGGCTTTCAGGACAAGGGCATGAATTCGTTCAACCATTACGCCATCGGCGCGGTCGGCGAATGGATGCACCGCGTGATCTTGGGCATCAACAATGACGATGCGAAACCGGCGTATGAGCATTTCGTCATTCACCCTTATCCCGGCGGCGGGCTGACGTGGGCGAAAGGTTCTTACAATTCCATACGCGGCAAGATCGAATCGAGTTGGCGCGTGGAAGGCGGCGGCTTCAAATTGGACGTGACAATTCCGGCGAACACTGCGGCGACGGTGTATGTGCCTGCGAAGAATGCCGAGAGCGTGCTGGAAGGCGACGCTCCGGCAAGTCAAACAACGGGTGTGCAATTTGTGCGACTGGAAGGCGGCGCGGCGGTGTTTGAGGTGCAAGCGGGCCGCTACAACTTTGCGGTGCGTTGAGCCCTGGTTCCGCGCTGCTGTGAGGAGAGAACCGACTCTGTTTAACCATTAGAGGCAGTTCCTCAGCTTTCCTCGTTGATATATCAGTTGCGCTACCATCCGGCTCAAGCTTCGACCAAGGAATCGCCCTGTATTTTCAGGCTAGCGCGCTTATTTGCAGATATGCTTTGGCGCTGAGCGAATTTTGTCACGCATTATTTGTTATATCAAAACCTTGACAGGCGTTGGGTATGCTTGCATACTTTGGCCGCTAGTTCAGGCACGTATCCCTCAAATTTAGAAACCAGACTGATAACCAAATGGCGGCCACGAGAGTTCTATCAGCAACAATCTTTGGCGCAGTTTGGCAGGTTTCACCGAGGAAGCGATTGGCGATCTGGATGCGGGTCTAAGCAATGGCTATCGGTCAGCGGCCTAAAACCGCTTGAATCGGTTTGAGCGTAACAGTGCTTGACACTTCTTGCAGTCTAGCCCAGAGTACGCGCGCTTTTGTAACAACAAAACACAGGCAGTCATTCGTAACGCCTGATCATCCCTTTCTGTTTAGCTGGGAACTCTCTTACATCGAACATTTCAGGTGAGGTAATCAAGCTCGCCGGTTGGCATGGCACTTCGTGTGTCTGTCCAAGCCCTGTGAACTGTGTAGTTGTCGGCAGTAGGTCAAACCGACTCTTACGAGGGCGTGCGCACTGTTTCGGCTGCGGCAATGCCCTGGCAGAGACAGCAAATTCTGGTTCGACCAACTGTCATGTCTAAATTCTCTTGGAGGTTAAACAATGCGTTTACGAATGCTCTCAATGTTGTGCCTGCTACTCCTGCTAAGCGCAGGGGCAGGGTTTGCGCAAACGACCAGCGGCTCGCTTGCGGGGAACGTGGCTGACCCTAACGGGGCAGCTTTAGCCAATGCGACGGTCACGGTGACAGATGAACTCCGCGCCTTCTCGCAAACGGCGACGACCGATGCGGAAGGGCGTTTCGTCTTCCCCACGCTCGCGCCAGCAACTTATAAGTTGACGATTGAAGCCAAGGGCTTCAAGAAAACCGAACGCACCGGCATTTTGCTGGTGGCGAATGACAAACTCACGCTCGGCGAGTTGAAAGTCGAAGTCGGCCAGGCCAACGAGACCGTCACGGTCACCGCCGAGGCGACGCTCGTCCAGTCAGAGAGCGCCGAACGCTCACTCGCCATTCAGGGCGAGGCCTTGCGCAGCATTGCGGTCAACGGGCGTGGCTTCACGCCGCTGGCTTCGCTGGTTCCCGGCATCATCTTCAACACCAACAACGGTTCGAGCGATGCCATCACCAACATCTTTGCCAACGGGTTGCGCGCCAACAACAACAACCTGACACTGGACGGCGTTTCGATTGTGGACACCGGCAATAACGGCACCTTGCTGAGCCTGAACCTCGACTCCGTTTCAGAATTCAAAGTGCTGACCTCGAACTATCAGGCCGAATACGGACGTTCGGCGGGCGCGCAGATCAGCGCCGTGACGCGCGGCGGGACGCGCGACTTCCACGGTTCGTTTTATACCTTCCGCCGCCACGACGGGATGAATGCCAATACCTGGATCAACAACCGCGACAAGTCGTTTGCAGCGGACGGCACGACCATCCTCAACAAACCGCGCCTCGATCAGCGCGACATCGGCTACACCATCGGCGGGCCGGTCTACATCCCGAAAGTCTTCAACAAAGACAAGCAGAAACTCTTCTTCTTCTTCAGCGAAGAGCATCAGAAACGGCTTGTCCCGCCTGCCGCGCCCAACCGTGTGACGGTGCCGACGGCGTTGGAACGTACCGGAGATTTCTCTCAAAGCCGCGACAACTCGGGCAATCCGTACCCGTACATTCGTGACTACACGCTCGCCAATGCCACCAATCTCTGTCAGGCGACGCCGGCCGCTCCCGTGGCAGGCATCAACTACCAAGGCGCCTGTTTCCGGGACGGCGGCGTGCTGGGCAAGATTCCAGCGAATCGCCTGTACGGTTTGGGTATCAACATCCTGAAGATTTATCCGTTGCCCAATGTCGCCCAGGGGACGGGTTTCAATTACCAGACCGAGCTACCGGCCAGCCAGCCGCAGCGGCAGGACCTGGTGCGTATTGATTACAACCTGACCAGTGCCTGGCGCGTTTACGGGCGCTACGTCAAAGTGGCGAACACGCAAACGCTGCCCTACGGTTCGTTCGTGCTGAGCACCAACCTGCCCGACTACAATGTCATTTTCCCGAACCCGCGCAACACCTACGCCGTGACCGTGAACGGGTCGCTCAACGCGACGACGCTGCTGGAAGCGACCATCGGCGGCAGCCACAACTCGATTGACATCAATCCGGCCAATACGAAGTTCAATCGGGCCGGCCTGGGACTGACCGGCCTGCCGGTGATCTATCCCAATGCGGTGCAGATTGATTCGCCGCCCCAGTTCATCTTCAATGGCGGGCGTATCGCCAATGGCCCAAACATCGGCTCGAACAATGCGCCGTTCTATAACTTCAACACGACCCGCGACTGGTCGGTCAGTCTCTCCAAGATTTTGGGACAGCACACCATCAAGACGGGAGCCTTCTGGCAAAACAGCTTCAAACCGCAAAGCAGTTTTGCCAACAACAACGGACAGTACAATTTCGTTGACAACGCCTCGAATCCGCTCGATGCACAATTCGGCTTTGCCAATGCGGCGCTCGGCATCTACAACCAATTCACCCAGGCGTCGGCCTATATCATTGGCAAGTATCGCTACAACAACATCGAATGGTTCGCGCAGGACAACTGGAAGGTCAATAGCCGCTTGACGCTGGATTACGGCATGCGTTTCTATTGGATTCAGCCGCAATTCGACGAAGATTTGCAGACGGCGAACTTCCTGCCCAGCCGCTTCAATCCGGCGGATGCGCCGCTGCTTTATCGTCCGGTTTGTGTGGGTGTTGCTGTTGGTAGTGCGAATCCGACTCCTTGCAGCGGTGCCAACCGACGTGCGGCTGACCCGCGCGTGGCTGTCAACGGCTTTGTGCCAACGGGTGGCGCTACTGGAAATACGATTGATGGCGCTTACATTGGCCGTCTCGTGCCCAACACCGGCAAATTAACCAACGGTGTCGTGCAGGCCGGCGCCGGGATCGAAAAGGGCGTCTTCAAGAATCGCGGCGTGCACTTCGCGCCGCGCTTCGGCTTTGCCTACGACGTATTGGAGAACCACAAGATGGTGGTGCGCGGCGGCGGCGGCATGTTCTATGACCGTCCGCAAGGTAATGTGGTCTTTGACCTGGTGGGCAACCCGCCGACGACGCTCTCACCGACCTTCTTCTTCGGACAGATCCAGTCCGTCAATACCGGTCAGGTGCTGCTGGCGCCGCCGGCCTTGACAGCCTACGACCACGAGGGACTGTCGCCGACGACTTATGCCTTCAACATCGGCGTGCAGTACAAACTGCCGCTTGATTCCGTGCTGGATGTTTCCTACGTCGGCACCACCGCCTCGCACCTGCTGCAACGGCGCAACATCAACGCGCCGAATTACGGTGCGGCGTACTTGGCGGCGAATCAAGACCCGACGCTGGCCGCCAACGCGACCGGCGCGAATGCGTTGCCGGTTGATTTCCTGCGTCCATATCAGGGCTTCGGCAATATCTCGTATATCGAATCGGCCTCCAGTTCGAATTACCACTCGCTGCAATCCTCGATCAATCGCCGCTTCTCGAAGGGGCTGCTCTTGGGCGTCACCTACACCTGGAGCAAGGCGCTGGGCACGCAGGCCGCTGACCTGCCGGGCATCAACGGCTTTGGCGCGCCGCGCATTGACAACAATCAACGCCGCGCCAATTACGCGCCGCAGGATTTCGACCGGCGGCACAACTTCAACGTCAACTGGGTGTATGAACTGCCCAAGGCAACGAGCAATAGAGCGCTCGGTTACCTGGCGAACGACTGGCAGGTCTCCGGTATCTATCGCTACCAGACAGGCGCACCCTTCAACATCGGGTTCAGCATTCCCGGTCTGTCGGGCTACGGTGTGACCGGCACGCAGCAAATCGAAGGTGGCCGCATCGCCATTGTCGGCAACCCAGGCAGTGGCTCCAGCAGCGATCCGTATCACCAGTTCAATGTAGCGGCGTTCACTACGCCGGGGTTGAACAGCACGGGCCTCGAATCGGGCCGCAACTTCCTGTATCGGTCTCCGATCAATGCCTGGGATATGTCACTGTCGAAGGAGTTCAAGATCAAGGAGCAGGTTAAGTTCGAGATTCGTCTGGATGCCTTCAACGCGTTGAACCACACGCAATTCGATGGCTACAACACGACGCTCAACGTGACCAGCTTGACCAACTCGACACCGACCAACCTGGCTGACAGCAAGGTCATCGTGAACGCCAACGGCTCGATCAACCGCGCGCCGTTAACTGGCTTCGGCGCCGTCACTTCGGTGCGGCCGCCGCGCAACATGCAACTTTCGGCACGCTTCCAGTTCTAACGCCTGCCGATAAAACACCAGGGCCGGATTCTTTGTCGCCAAAGAGTCCGGCCTTTTTTCAAAGCTGCTGGGAGATTCCGATATGCTGAGCCGCCAGAATTCACGAATCGCAGGAGCACTCCTGTTCGTCTGCACCACTTTCACCCTGGCGTTTGCACAACAACCGCCCCGCCAACTCACGCCCAACGACACGCTCAAATCGCCCGAAGTGTTGGCCGATGGCCGCGTCGTCTTTCGCCTTTACGCGCCCAAGGCCAGCGAAGTGACGGTCGGCGGCGATTGGATTTCGCAAGGACTGAGCACGGGCGGCAAACTGGCCCGTGATGAACAAGGCGTCTGGGCCATCACCGTCGGGCCGCTGCCCGCCGATTTTTACAGCTATGCGTTCACGGTGGATGGCGTGCGCACGCTCGACCCCAAGAACGCCATGATCAAGCAAGGCGTCACCAGTCTGGACAACATGTTTCTCGTGCCCGGCGCGGGCGCGGCGTTTGAAGACACCCAGGCCGTGCCGCACGGCGAGCTTCGCAAGGTCTGGTACAACTCCACGACACTGAATGAACAGCGCCGTCTGCACATCTACTTCCCGCCCGGCTATGACAGCAGCAAAGGCAAGTATCCGGTCTTTTACCTGCTGCACGGCGGCGGCGATGAAGACTCTGGCTGGAGCACCATCGGGCGCGCGGGCTTCATCCTCGACAATCTGATCGCGGCCAAGAAAGCCAAGCCGATGATCGTCGTCATGCCCAACGGCAGCCTGCCACGGCCAACCAATTTGCCGGCTGTCGTGCCCGGCGCGCCGCCCGACCCAGCGGCGAACACAGCCTTTCAAGATCGCTTCGCCAGCGAATTGCTCAAAGACGTCGTGCCCTTTGTCGAAAAGAACTATCGCGTCTTGCCGGGCGGCGCCAATCGCGCGCTTGCCGGGCTTTCGATGGGCGGCGGCCAGACGCTGCGCACTGTGGCGACCAACCCCGATCAATTTGCTTACGTCGCGGTGTGGAGCATGGGCGTCAATCCGCAAGTCACGGCGGATTTCGAGCAACGCAATGCCGCGTTTCTGGCCAATGCCGCAAAGGTCAACCAGCAAATCAAACTCTTTGCCATTGCCTGTGGCGAGAAAGACCCGCTGGCGTTTGCCGGTTCAAAGAACCTGGACGAACTGCTGAAAAAACGCGGCATCAAACACGAAATGCAAATTTCGGGCGGCGCGCATACCTGGATCAACTGGCGGCAGTATCTGAACGAGTACGCGCAAAAGCTGTTTCGCTAGCCCTCTTCTGGGAGCGCGGGTAGCCTTGATCCCGCTGGCGAATTCAAAGCGGCTAGTTCCGCAGGGGTAAGCCTGTCAGGGCAGGTGTTGAGAGTTCCGCCTTTAGGCGGTCTGGCGCTTTAGCGCCGCATTGACGCGCCTGCGGCGCACTGACCGCCTAAAGGCGGAACTCTCAACACCTGCTTGCCGGAACAGCGGTTCAATTCGCCAGCGGTATCATCCCTGCCTGCTGTAAGAGAAAAAGCACATCAATCAACCACAAGGAATTTAAGCACGGATGCGTTTCATCATCACCATCGCTTTGCTGATCGGCGGTTGCGCGTTGGCCCGCGTGCAATTCGCGCAGGAACATACGCAACAAAACGAAAAGAATCCGCTCGCGGGCAATGCCGCCGCCATTACGGCGGGCCAGCGCGTGTTTGAACAAGCCTGCCAAACCTGTCACGGCGGCGAAGCGCGTGGCAGCGAACGCGGCCCCGCCTTGGCGACCGGCGTGTTCAAGCACGGCGGCAAGGACGGCGAAATCTTTCTGAACATTCGCAACGGCATCGCCAGCACGCAAATGCCGCCGTTCAAACGCCTGTCCACCGAACAGGTCTGGCAAGTCGTCAGCTATTTGCGCAGCCTGAGCGGTGTGCCAGCGGCGCTGACAACGCCGCGCGCGGCGGGCAATCTGGCGTTGGGCGAACAGCTCTTTTTTGGTAAAGCCAATTGCGCCGCCTGCCACGAAGTCAACGGGCGCGGCGCAACCATCGGCCCTGATCTTTCAAATGCCGGGCGTATGAGTGCCGCGCAGTTGCGGCAAAAGATCGTGGATCCGAACACCAGCACGACCGCGCCCGCGCGTGGCCGCCGCCGTCAACCGCCACGCGGCGTCGCGGTCATCAAAACCAAAGCCGGTCAGCAACTGCGCGGGTTGGTGCGCAACGAAGACACTTACACGTTGTTGCTCACCGACACGAACGGCCAATTGCAGCGGCTGGATAAAGCGCAGATCGCCGAGGTGAATTACGAACCGCAATCGCTGATGCCGGCGGATTACGGTCAACGCCTATCTGCTGACGAACTGCAAAACTTGGTGGCCTTCCTGCAAGATTGCAACGGACGCGATTTCAGCAAGACGATTGCTGCGGATATGCCGGGCGGGCTGAGTTACGAACGCATCCGCAATGCCCCAGCGGAACCGCACAATTGGCTGTCTTATTGGGGTGATTATCAGGGCCGCCATTATTCGGCGCTCAAGCAAATCAACACCGCCAACGTCGCGCAGTTGCAAGCGCGCTGGGCCGTACAAATGCCGGGCGATACCACGCTCGAAGCAACCCCACTGGTCATTGACGGCGTGATGTATACGAGCGGCATGCCGGGCCAGGTTTTCGCGCTCGACGCCAAGAGCGGCCTGCAAATTTGGAAGTACGAGCGCAAGCAAAAGGTCGTCAATCCTTATGAAAGCAACCGCTTCAATCGCGGCGTCGCGGTGCTGGGCCAGCGCGTCTTTGTCGGAACGCTCGATGCCGCGCTGATTGCGCTCGATGCGCGCACGGGTTTGCCGCTCTGGGAAGTCCAAGTCGCCGCCACGATGGAGGGTTACAGCATCACTTCGCCGCCGCTCGCGCTCAAAGACAAAATCATCGTGGGCGTGGCCGGTGGCGAATACGGCGTGCGCGGCTTTCTGGATGCTTACGATCCGAAAACCGGCAAGCGGTTGTGGCGTTTCAACGCGATCCCTGGGCCGGGTGAATTCGGCAACGAGACGTGGAAGGGCGAGAGTTGGAAATACGGCGGCGGCGCGACCTGGCTGACCGGCAGCTACGATCCAGAGTTGGACACGCTCTATTGGACGATTGGCAATCCCGGCCCGGATATGAACGCTGAGATTCGCAAAGGCGACAATCTGTTCACGTGCTCGGTCGTCGCGCTCGACCCGAACACGGGCCAGCGCAAATGGCATTATCAATTCACGCCGAACGACGATCACGATTGGGATGCGAATCAGGATGTAATTCTGGTTGACCGTGTCTGGCAAGGCCAACCGCGCAAGCTGCTGATTCAAGCCAATCGCAACGGTTTCCTGTACGTGCTGGATCGCACGAACGGCAAGCTGTTGCAGGGCACTCC
Encoded proteins:
- a CDS encoding beta-lactamase family protein gives rise to the protein MRRSIFLRGLLATVPAAYVTRAQAAARPAQTLTEKFEATRQSFNLPALAGVTVTTKAVGEVVYTGFRRAGSTVQITGNDKWHLGSDTKALTATLMAMLVEARKLKWETTLGEVFPELAKTMTPDLARVNLLHLLSHRAGLPPNVAWFTYGKRGVTYPEQRLAVLNDLLDKPLKAKPGSQYEYSNLGYTIAGAVAEKVTGQAWETLMQERIFRPLGMKSAGFGGLGKEGELDQPWPHGQNGKPMPKNGPAVDNPEVMGPAGTVHCSLSDWALFIADQLRGARGQGQLLRPESYQRLQTPPFEGEYALGWLVVERAWAKGKALTHAGSNTMNFAVAWLAPARETAFLVCTNMGGENATKGADEAVGHLLKAQFPSS
- a CDS encoding glycoside hydrolase family 78 protein codes for the protein MLRPICLLMLCACACTLLTGDGHAQKKKPAKPTPKPIVQPAAKPAEAPPTGTLTASGLRCEYLTEPLALETRAPRLSWIVESNVRGARQTAYHILAASSAEKLAADKGDLWDTGMVAGNQTIQLEYKGLPLTARQQVFWKVRVWDQDGKAAAWSQPARWAMGLLAQADWTAQWIGAADASVEDVTAVLLRREFTLPETPVVVATAAPVANRRTVRGRRPVVVAVSKPDDLKVKRAILYATALGVYELRLNGQRVDDHILAPEFTDYHTRTQYQAYDVTALLKPGANAIGALLGDGWYAGKIGLAEILVKQARGTYGIHPRLLAQLEIELTNGQTERIVSDANWRVTREGPIRAADLLDGELYDARREMPGWDKAGFDDKAWSKADALFSVTTKLNAQPNEPIRITRELKPIAVNEPKPGVYVFDLGQNMVGWCRLQTQGAAGTTIKLVHAEMLNHDGTVYTENLRAALQTDQFILRGSGVETFEPHFTYHGFRYVQVTGLNSKPQLGDLIGRQFNSDMPETSSFETSSPLLNKLWQNILWTQRDNMHGIPTDCPQRDERMGWMGDIQIFVGTGIFNMDMGAFYTKWLRDVRDAQTPDGRFPDFAPQPFQKTLAAMKGGDFMGVAGWADAGVVVPWRLWQLYGDKRQLAENYESAKRWVEFVRQNNPDLLWKAKRGNDYGDWLNSDTMKPPPQLGIPQKGGEVPKHVFATMMFAYATDLVAKMADVLQKPDEAVKYGALFNDIRAAFNKAYVKSDGRIEGETQAGYALALHFDLLPEGKRAAAVKYMLDGIAKYKGHMSTGFHSTYRMMLELTKAGHTEAAYQLINQTSFPSWGYSIENGATTIWERWDGYVKGRGFQDKGMNSFNHYAIGAVGEWMHRVILGINNDDAKPAYEHFVIHPYPGGGLTWAKGSYNSIRGKIESSWRVEGGGFKLDVTIPANTAATVYVPAKNAESVLEGDAPASQTTGVQFVRLEGGAAVFEVQAGRYNFAVR
- a CDS encoding carboxypeptidase regulatory-like domain-containing protein, coding for MRLRMLSMLCLLLLLSAGAGFAQTTSGSLAGNVADPNGAALANATVTVTDELRAFSQTATTDAEGRFVFPTLAPATYKLTIEAKGFKKTERTGILLVANDKLTLGELKVEVGQANETVTVTAEATLVQSESAERSLAIQGEALRSIAVNGRGFTPLASLVPGIIFNTNNGSSDAITNIFANGLRANNNNLTLDGVSIVDTGNNGTLLSLNLDSVSEFKVLTSNYQAEYGRSAGAQISAVTRGGTRDFHGSFYTFRRHDGMNANTWINNRDKSFAADGTTILNKPRLDQRDIGYTIGGPVYIPKVFNKDKQKLFFFFSEEHQKRLVPPAAPNRVTVPTALERTGDFSQSRDNSGNPYPYIRDYTLANATNLCQATPAAPVAGINYQGACFRDGGVLGKIPANRLYGLGINILKIYPLPNVAQGTGFNYQTELPASQPQRQDLVRIDYNLTSAWRVYGRYVKVANTQTLPYGSFVLSTNLPDYNVIFPNPRNTYAVTVNGSLNATTLLEATIGGSHNSIDINPANTKFNRAGLGLTGLPVIYPNAVQIDSPPQFIFNGGRIANGPNIGSNNAPFYNFNTTRDWSVSLSKILGQHTIKTGAFWQNSFKPQSSFANNNGQYNFVDNASNPLDAQFGFANAALGIYNQFTQASAYIIGKYRYNNIEWFAQDNWKVNSRLTLDYGMRFYWIQPQFDEDLQTANFLPSRFNPADAPLLYRPVCVGVAVGSANPTPCSGANRRAADPRVAVNGFVPTGGATGNTIDGAYIGRLVPNTGKLTNGVVQAGAGIEKGVFKNRGVHFAPRFGFAYDVLENHKMVVRGGGGMFYDRPQGNVVFDLVGNPPTTLSPTFFFGQIQSVNTGQVLLAPPALTAYDHEGLSPTTYAFNIGVQYKLPLDSVLDVSYVGTTASHLLQRRNINAPNYGAAYLAANQDPTLAANATGANALPVDFLRPYQGFGNISYIESASSSNYHSLQSSINRRFSKGLLLGVTYTWSKALGTQAADLPGINGFGAPRIDNNQRRANYAPQDFDRRHNFNVNWVYELPKATSNRALGYLANDWQVSGIYRYQTGAPFNIGFSIPGLSGYGVTGTQQIEGGRIAIVGNPGSGSSSDPYHQFNVAAFTTPGLNSTGLESGRNFLYRSPINAWDMSLSKEFKIKEQVKFEIRLDAFNALNHTQFDGYNTTLNVTSLTNSTPTNLADSKVIVNANGSINRAPLTGFGAVTSVRPPRNMQLSARFQF
- a CDS encoding esterase, which translates into the protein MLSRQNSRIAGALLFVCTTFTLAFAQQPPRQLTPNDTLKSPEVLADGRVVFRLYAPKASEVTVGGDWISQGLSTGGKLARDEQGVWAITVGPLPADFYSYAFTVDGVRTLDPKNAMIKQGVTSLDNMFLVPGAGAAFEDTQAVPHGELRKVWYNSTTLNEQRRLHIYFPPGYDSSKGKYPVFYLLHGGGDEDSGWSTIGRAGFILDNLIAAKKAKPMIVVMPNGSLPRPTNLPAVVPGAPPDPAANTAFQDRFASELLKDVVPFVEKNYRVLPGGANRALAGLSMGGGQTLRTVATNPDQFAYVAVWSMGVNPQVTADFEQRNAAFLANAAKVNQQIKLFAIACGEKDPLAFAGSKNLDELLKKRGIKHEMQISGGAHTWINWRQYLNEYAQKLFR